In Vanessa cardui chromosome 8, ilVanCard2.1, whole genome shotgun sequence, the following are encoded in one genomic region:
- the LOC124531788 gene encoding radial spoke head 1 homolog — MAEEKGEGPEDVDTIGVYVGGRNVEGERHGEGWAVLPNGDFYQGCYYQGMRNAKGLYVFKNGARYEGEWRHAMKYGVGQMTYPDGSRYEGDWRHDLKHGFGAYYYPNGDIYEGAWFKGKRHGLGTYFYAENQIKFMGTWVEGVIEGPGQIMYPRVRFHGSWHKGMPKGPGCFVFDTNCMQHGFYLLIKDPDAEEFGEGEEEKEEKVAKSDRLEEGEEEIEIDETLGKISVWRARNVTAYMAEFLPPEPVPLPVHDSIPSLAAASIETDVLRFEPPSIVGEEGGDDNDSWLLHRQQFLEEAEQKE, encoded by the exons ATGGCTGAAGAGAAAGGAGAAGGCCCTGAAGATGTGGATACTATTGga GTATACGTAGGTGGCCGCAACGTCGAAGGAGAACGGCATGGTGAAGGCTGGGCTGTGCTTCCAAATGGAGACTTTTATCAGGGCTGCTATTATCAAGGAATGCGAAATGCAAAAGGTTTATACGTGTTTAAGAACGGAGCTCGATATGAAG GAGAATGGCGTCATGCTATGAAGTATGGAGTAGGTCAGATGACATATCCAGATGGATCGCGCTATGAAGGTGACTGGAGACATGATTTAAAGCACGGGTTCGGAGCTTATTATTATCCAAACGGTGATATTTACGAAGGGGCTTGGTTTAAAGGCAAACGTCATGGCCTGGGAACATATTTCTATGCAGAAAATCAG ataaagtTTATGGGTACGTGGGTAGAGGGCGTTATTGAAGGTCCGGGACAGATCATGTATCCCAGAGTCCGATTCCATGGTTCCTGGCACAAAGGAATGCCGAAAGGCCCAGGATGTTTTGTGTTTGATACAAATTGCATGCAACATGGTTTCTACTTGCTAATAAAAGATCCTGACGCTGAAGAATTTGGAGAAGGTGAAGAAGAAAAGGAAGAAAAAGTAGCAAAAAGTGACAGATTAGAAGAGGGCGAGGAAGAAATCGAGATAGACGAGACATTAG gtAAAATATCAGTATGGCGTGCTCGCAACGTAACAGCGTATATGGCAGAATTCCTACCCCCTGAACCAGTCCCGCTTCCCGTGCACGACTCCATACCCTCTCTAGCTGCAGCAAGTATAGAGACAGATGTGTTACGTTTCGAGCCACCATCAATAGTAGGAGAGGAGGGTGGTGACGACAATGACTCTTGGCTTCTTCATCGCCAACAGTTTTTGGAAGAAGCTGaacaaaaagaataa